CTAATTATTTTCAGCTTTGATTTAATTTGTTCAATCTCAAatatatgatataattattttagcccatgcaaaaatatattattttattttaattggtctaaatattttttaatttttaatttttttcttggAATAATACTATTAAACTTTTTTAGCCTGTTGAATAGTATATAATGTTTTATTTTGTTCTCACATTGTTCCACAAAGTGAAGAATTTTAATAgtgtagatgcaacaaaatagTATGAAAATTATAGAAATAGAAGAAACATATAGTTACATAAGCCCATTAGTTCAACCAaatccaaatatatatatatttagtttgtttgaaattttattttagtacaggtttaatattattttattttagtcaGGATGAATAGTATATTATCTTAGTCcatttgaatattaatttgttTCAACCCCATGTAACAAATCAAATTAATTATGTTTagtttttttatttgttattttagCCCAGATGAACGGTATAATTTTTTAAGACGAAATGAGTAGTGTGTATTATTTTCCTTTATCACACACGGTTGTACTTGCCAACGAATTATCTTTTGATTTGAATAATGTTTTAGTCGGTTTAATAGTATTATTTTTTTGGGCTCGGGTCAATAttatgtatttttttatttttttcccaaattcattatacatatttatttctaattatatttatgttattattttgtttctaattaaattaaatgaaaaaaattttattttttcttaaaataattAAAGTCGAAACATATGTCTATATTTTATGTTATTtgtaattaagtaattattttGACAAATGTCACGTATCTTTTGATGGATTCGAAAGAGAATGAAATTGTTTATTTTAGCTAAAAAACTTTAGTTTGCGGTAGAAGTTTGTTAGGAGTAAGGGTTAAGGGCGCTAATTAGTCGACTGCGTATAAGCCGTAAGGATATGTACTATTTTCTCAGAAGGTTTCTTGTTAATGATTATGGGTCCAGCCCTGCGTTGgttttttgaattaatattaaatagttaaataagaataattaattagtttaataaaataataaagtaaggaTAATttagtaatttcagcaagtaccgaccgacctACTATCAAATTTGTAATATTTCGTCTTTATataatagtataaatagtatagAAGATAGATAGATAATCACCATATATTAAAAAGAACTATCCACAATATTTTTGGAGaaagatttgttttattttgagaaaataaaagACAATATGTTTTACTTAAAAATGTATAGACTaaaaaaaatatctgaaatatTTGTAGAGAAAGAGTTGTTTTAATTGGTAAAAATAAAAAATGCAACGTGTTTTACTTATAAAGGTAATTGGTtagatattaaataattaaggataattaagtaaaatgttagttttttaagAAAGGGCAATTATGTAATTGAAGGAAGGACCATGAAgtttcgtatttaatataataatatagataaataaataattcggcttcaaaaatcaaataatttttttattttgtttataaTTGAATTGTAAGATAATGCTAAGAATATTGGTCTTTACATTAATAATAAAAATtgtataaaaaattatttttttaccGTGGACCCGTACAAAATATATTCACGACAGATAGTGACTAGGGGTGCAAATGATTTTGACTTGTGCATTGATTTAAGAAGAACAAAGGGTTTTTGCATTATCTTAAACGATGAGATGAGATTGTTGTTGCTGTCGAGGAATAAGAATGATGATGTAAAGGAGTTAAGAATTTATGAATTGTTAAAGTCGATCAAAAAACTTAACAAAGTCTTTAAGTAAAACagtaattaaataaaataatagttAAGTAGCTGAAAAAGGTAATTTTAGTTATTAGtggttataatattattattatattttattaaataaatttttctGTGATATTTAGAGAAGTTGTTTTAATTGAGAGAAATAAAAAAAAGGTAATGTATTATAGTTGAAAacaatttttattattataattcgattactaAGGCTAATAAAATTTTTAAGTAAATTAAGGGTAATTCAGTAAATTTAACATGTAACAAAAAACAAGTACCGTACCAAAACTTTTAATATTTTGTCGTTTATATAATAGTAAAGTAATACatagtatagatatatatatatattatatatgttattCATAACATGTAAACATCAAATAAACcgataataatattattataaggAAAACGGTCTTTCTAATGGGCACACATTAGTGACTAACTCCAATAAAAATGAGTTCTTTTTATTGATGGAATTGATGTGAATGCAGGGGCCATCAACATTTATTATTCAACCACCAATAAAAAAAGTCCATTTATATGAGAGTAAGTGAATTTTTACGACTCATTCGTACTCAACATGACAATGGAGTAGCCTTGTTGCATTGAGCATACAAATTTTCAATTCGTCTAGCAGTCATCATAAACAATGTAGTCAGGGAACGGCAAGAGATCGCTTTCTTCACAGAAAGGCCAGAGACTGCTTTCTTCAAAATCTCCGTAACGGAAGTCCTTGATTCGAGAAGCGAGCTTGAGTATATATACATCATATACCTTGAATACATCATATGCATTCTCGTCAAAGCTCAAACTGTCCCGAATGTGCAACATTTCCAGGTCTATGCATCCCAACAGTATAATCTCCAGGTGTTTTTTGTCAAGAATTGCGTGGTCTATAACTAAATATTTTAGGGTTGCAAGTTTCGACACAATAGCTGATGTTACCTCGTTACTAAATTCTGCATTCTCAACAGAAAGACCAACAAAGTCTTTACAGTGAAGTTCAATTTTGTCGATAATTTGTATCATGTAATTGCACTTTCGAGCAGACATCTGCTTATAACACTCCTCAGCAAATTCATCAAGAGAAGCAAGAGAATCAAAAGAATAATCACCAGATACCGGATCAAGAATGTCTTCGTAGTCAACGACAAATGTATGAGACGGCACTGCCAGAAACCTCAATGCAGGACATCTGTAACATAATTCCAAATAAACAAATCAAGAAACATAATTTCAATTGTAAGTACTGTAGTAATTAAGATTCATTCTCACTTGTCTATAACATATAAGACGTCCTCTATGTTGGTAAAAGAGGGGAGCACAACTGTTGTTGCAAGTCCTCGGCTCCGGTTAAGAACAAAGTCGAGTGCTGCAGATACATTTGCCCCACCGAATTGGAGGAAACGGGCAAATCTCGACTGGTAATTACCAGACTCGGAAGCATTACGAGGAAAAACAAGATTTTGCCAACACAAAGGGTTATCAAGTAATGCTTGGTACCAGTTCTTGCATACAAATGGAACATCATGTAGCAGCATATCTAGATCTAACCTCTTAAATATATTCACCAGACAGTCCGAGCTCATATTCTCCCATTTTCTTTCTTCCATCTTTCTGCAAGTGACAAGTAGAAACAGTTCTGTAAAACATGACAGTGCAGATGATAACATGTAAATTCGGATTAAAAAAAGTATTACAATCAAGAAAGGACGTAAAATGCAAACACGAATAGATGTCAAATGCAATGTGATTTTCAAGGTTGTAGAATAATTGTTGCATGCCtacaaattttttttataaaaaaaatcaaactaAAAAACAACAGCTTATATGAGTAAGAAAGAAGCTGTATCCATACCTACACCGATGGAACAAAAATGAAGATTAGCCTTCACTCTATTTATATTGAGCATTGAGAAATGAAAAGTGCAGAAGATGGCCGGTTTTTATTATTTCCTAGGATCTCAAATTCCCCATAGCTCACTAATGAATTACATTCTACACTTTCCAACGTTAACGTTTGCACAATTTGCTTTCAAATGTATTCAAACTTGACCAGGTTCTTCTAATCTTGCCCTGAATTTATTTTTCAGTTGAGAAAAATATATTCACTCAGAAAAAGATACAATCCTCAAGGCATACTCAGACAAGTGATTGGAATAAATCTCCAAATAAGTGTAAGCAAAAAAAAAACTACCGTTCCCTTTGTTTTAAAATAGGTGATCTGCAAAGCCTGTATCGAATGCGGGGACGGTGATAACtattgcaagagctcacctttcacaaccaAAGATTGTTCATCTTTTATGGGTTACATTTTCGGCATGTTTATAGCTCGTAcccggcatgtagatagctgaGATGCATTCGGCATATCTATAGTTGGTGTCtggcatgtagatagctggggtgccgcTTCTTCAATCTCATTTTATGCAATTTTTGTTTCTGAACATTGGGTTGTGTTAAACATCAGGAAACAAATCATGTAATTGattttagtatgttatttgtttcATCATATTGACAATTTGGTTTGTCCCGGCTGTATTATATTCAATTTAATGAATATTTTCCCCATTTgtcaaaaaatataaaaaaataggTCTATTGATCAACTGGCTGCATAAATTAAAcattttttcttataattttaattttataatgaATATAATTATTTAGCCAATAAATTTCAATTCAAAGTAGATAGGATTATGTCTCAAATTATTTGTCCACTTTGAATTTTATACAAGATGCATATTTGTGTATAACTCTGATTCAAAACCTCGATAAATTAATACTTTGGGActatgaaaaattattaattaatcaaaatattaatatatcgataaattaataatttattaatttatcgatattttaataatttattaatttatcgagatatattatttaaaattttataacatatacaattctcataataataatttattttcatctattgaatacttaaaataatattaagaaatatttatgaatttaacTAAATTGAAAGGATtcacttatttaattatattaCTTAATTTCCTGAAGTTCTCAAAATGGTTTAAAGGACCTTATTTAACTAAGTACACTTAGTCAACGAAAAGATGTCATTAAAGTAACAATTACATTACTTAATTTCTTCTTGTAATATATGAACATAATAAGGCAGAGCTCCATAATGCATTAAAAAGATTCAAGATGAAGTACAAGGCGACATCAATTTTAAAAAGAAGCAGGTTACAATTGAGACTTACTATAAAAGTGCATCCTAAAAATCTATAATTTTGATGTAATAtgtaattattaatttatatattatatgggacttatatgtattaataaaaaaatattatcttaTAAATTTAGCGAATTATTAATTTAGCATAAAGGGTCCGGCTCGTGTTTATAAGAAATTATCAATTTAACGAGgttattaatttatcgaggttTTACTCTAGTTTAGaccaaaaaaattataattatttcaaaaaatgtTATAAAAATAAGGGTTAAATGACTTTGCACCCTACTACTTtgtttcaaaaataaatttgtaacagaattttatgaaattcagttTACATCCCTGCACTTTAGTTTTGGGATTCATTATACATCACTTTCTAGAATTTTGTTAAATTTGGTAGGGGTAAAACCGGAAATTCAGCAATATActtaatcaaaataaaatttatcttgttcaaATAATATTGAAAATTGTATATATCTTTTTATATCaactataaaataaaaaattttaattttcaaaaaacaCTATTAATTTTACATTCGATTTTCATTTTTATAATatcaatttcaaaattttattactctacttaattaaatttaattatataatcaaAACTAGTTGTTAGAATTGGTTTTTGTAGAATTACAAAATATTagcattaataatataaaatgaaaatcaaaactaaaaattcttttatcattta
This sequence is a window from Apium graveolens cultivar Ventura chromosome 9, ASM990537v1, whole genome shotgun sequence. Protein-coding genes within it:
- the LOC141686544 gene encoding F-box/LRR-repeat protein At3g48880-like is translated as MEERKWENMSSDCLVNIFKRLDLDMLLHDVPFVCKNWYQALLDNPLCWQNLVFPRNASESGNYQSRFARFLQFGGANVSAALDFVLNRSRGLATTVVLPSFTNIEDVLYVIDKCPALRFLAVPSHTFVVDYEDILDPVSGDYSFDSLASLDEFAEECYKQMSARKCNYMIQIIDKIELHCKDFVGLSVENAEFSNEVTSAIVSKLATLKYLVIDHAILDKKHLEIILLGCIDLEMLHIRDSLSFDENAYDVFKVYDVYILKLASRIKDFRYGDFEESSLWPFCEESDLLPFPDYIVYDDC